In a single window of the Acipenser ruthenus chromosome 20, fAciRut3.2 maternal haplotype, whole genome shotgun sequence genome:
- the LOC117425178 gene encoding polyhomeotic-like protein 1: METDGDQNSGSANGNTASGGNSRPTQIAQMSLYERQAVQALQALQRQPNAAQYFQQLMLQQHISSAQLHSFAAVQQATLAASRQANSPNASSAQPTSTSQATVNLTTSSGGGALLTSRATGPTPTTQAGALNQSVLLGSAGAGQGQMYLRVNRSLRTPLSSQFILMPGGAAAVATVQQQQQQQQQQQQQQDVPPTNTSGHSDTDQVQNLALRCSPSSAVVSVSAAPGPAQRTALPKTESVGQGEKKAGGEVESGGGGVGINLTRNTSNSQATLITTTPYSLLQQQFTSHQQQKTNQSQQHQQQVLMHHQQQSASSLATHHANQHQQANNTATSMQQTHHCSASSANATSNNSHCLASLANAAAHQQQHPSSSQSSQQMVLHTSTPSYQPRAITSVTNTAQILHTSVAVGLSQSTQSLGGAQTLVVQPLPPQNQTYENSLSVTRHSNLTPVPIQPKTSSQMVTAATQLKIPVPGSHSHSHSQFPVKHPPPILPAPPSHAPHIPVQLVGARQPGQASAQALGLTQAIAVSSAQSCNSNSIAMGHIHNIQTPQTLHSGVAQQHVHVKPISGSVHDNSQANPNQQGGGGGKVQQPMGSGNVGVSPTTTSFGMGFSSSVTTAAVLPQQLQLTQQQSPQHQQKQQPQIVRPCSGAICGSVLGPESVSDASAAAQTTATDETAKTGAVAASGVYVQPLQLQGKQPVGGIKRKAEVDEQNEKKKESPPSLHPSLEGPYQKPDNTPEKNQAADLTPLDPSLSSPSPASRGEASGPSLLSSGRHGNDSKPPQAIVKPQVLTHLIEGFVIQEGAEPFPVGGPVKDRQEGVSPLLAPSPSSLPDHYYQNTVSNGKSSLLKCEYCGNLEPAQQFRGSKRFCSMTCAKRYNVSCSHQFRPKHKKVKGAGLGDGGGVRMRRRGPHRSSSEIARAKITGRHLDIKTRSDSSRGSDENSSYEDEAPSPSPSPSCSRPSHSEQAARDSSGPGAAPAELPLDGGPHFLSGSPAHWSVEEVCEFISSLQGCQEVATEFLAQEIDGQALLLLKEEHLMTAMNIKLGPALKICARINMLKEG, from the exons AGAGACAGGCTGTACAG gCTCTCCAGGCGTTGCAGAGGCAGCCCAATGCAGCTCAGTACTTCCAGCAGTTGATGCTCCAGCAGCACATCAGTAGTGCTCAGCTCCACAGTTTCGCAGCCGTGCAGCAG GCTACACTTGCAGCCAGCAGACAGGCCAATTCTCCCAATGCCAGCTCTGCGCAGCCCACCAGTACATCCCAAGCTACC GTGAACTTAACAACATCTTCTGGGGGCGGTGCCTTGCTCACCTCACGAGCCACGGGACCCACCCCCACCACGCAGGCTGGTGCTCTGAACCAGTCAGTGCTGCTGGGCAGTGCAGGGGCGGGGCAAGGGCAGATGTATCTCAGA gtGAACCGCTCTTTGAGaactcccctctcctctcagtTCATTCTTATGCCGGGCGGGGCTGCTGCCGTGGCAACAGtccagcagcaacaacaacaacaacagcagcagcagcaacaacaggaTGTCCCTCCTACCAACACCAGCGGCCATTCCGACACTGACCAG GTTCAGAACCTGGCACTGCGTTGCTCTCCCAGCTCTGCAGTGGTGTCTGTCTCAGCTGCTCCGGGACCTGCTCAGAGAACCGCTCTGCCCAAAACAGAGAGCGTAGGACAGGGGGAGAagaaagcaggaggagaggtggAGAGTGGAGGCGGAGGAGTGGGCATCAATCTCACCAGAAATACCAGCAACTCGCAGGCTACTCTCATTACTACAA caCCTTACTCATTGCTTCAACAGCAGTTCACTTCTcaccaacaacaaaaaacaaatcagagCCAACAGCACCAGCAGCAAGTTTTAATGCATCACCAGCAGCAATCAGCAAGCAGCCTGGCTACACACCACGCAAACCAGCACCAGCAAGCAAACAACACGGCCACATCCATGCAGCAGACACACCATTGCAGTGCATCCAGCGCCAACGCAACTTCGAACAACTCCCACTGCCTTGCGTCACTGGCCAATGCAGCCGCCCACCAGCAGCAGCACCCCAGCTCGTCCCAATCCTCCCAGCAGATGGTCCTCCATACCTCCACTCCCAGTTACCAGCCCCGAGCCATCACTTCAGTGACCAACACCGCTCAGATTCTGCACACCTCGGTGGCGGTCGGGCTGTCACAGAGCACCCAGTCCTTAGGGGGAGCCCAGACTCTGGTGGTGCAACCATTACCGCCCCAGAATCAGACCTATGAAAACAGCTTGTCAGTAACCCGTCACAGCAACCTGACACCAGTTCCCATACAACCCAAAACCAGTTCACAAATGGTGACGGCCGCCACCCAACTTAAGATCCCAGTTCCAGGTTCCCATTCCCATTCCCACTCACAGTTCCCAGTCAAACACCCTCCTCCCATTTTACCGGCCCCCCCTTCTCACGCTCCCCACATTCCGGTTCAGCTGGTAGGAGCCAGGCAGCCAGGGCAAGCGAGTGCCCAGGCTTTAGGCCTAACCCAAGCGATCGCCGTTAGCAGCGCACAAAGCTGTAACAGTAACAGCATTGCAATGGGTCACATTCATAATATTCAAACTCCGCAAACACTACACAGCGGAGTTGCTCAGCAACATGTGCATGTCAAGCCTATCTCTGGGTCCGTCCATGACAACAGCCAGGCCAATCCGAATCAGCAAGGCGGAGGAGGCGGGAAGGTCCAGCAGCCAATGGGATCTGGTAATGTGGGAGTGTCTCCCACCACCACTTCTTTTGGTATGGGCTTCTCTTCTTCGGTGACGACAGCAGCTGTGTTGCCCCAGCAACTGCAGTTAACACAGCAACAGAGCCCGCAGCATCAGCAGAAACAACAGCCCCAGATTGTCAGACCCTGTTCTGGTGCCATTTGCGGTTCTGTTTTGGGGCCTGAAAGCGTTAGCGACGCTAGTGCCGCCGCGCAGACCACTGCGACGGATGAGACAGCGAAGACAGGAGCTGTTGCAGCCAGCGGAGTATATGTGCAGCCACTGCAACTGCag GGTAAGCAGCCAGTGGGAGGAATAAAAAGAAAGGCAGAGGTGGATGAACAGaatgagaaaaagaaagagagccCCCCCTCCCTTCATCCCTCATTGGAGGGGCCGTACCAAAAACCAGACAACACCCCAGAGAAAAACCAGGCCGCAG ACCTCACTCCACTGGACCCCTctctctccagcccctcccctgcctccaggGGTGAGGCCTCAGGCCCCTCCCTCTTGTCCAGCGGTCGCCACGGGAACGATTCCAAGCCTCCCCAGGCCATTGTGAAACCACAGGTTCTGACTCATCTCATCGAGGGCTTTGTGATTCAGGAGGGCGCAGAACCTTTCCCT GTGGGTGGACCAGTGAAAGACAGACAGGAAGGAGTGTCCCCTCTCCTAGCCCCATCCCCTTCCTCACTTCCTGATCACTATTATCAAAACACag TCTCGAATGGGAAGTCCTCTCTACTGAAGTGCGAGTACTGTGGGAACCTGGAGCCCGCGCAGCAGTTCAGAGGATCCAAGCGCTTCTGCTCCATGACCTGTGCCAAGAG GTACAACGTGAGCTGCAGTCACCAGTTCCGCCCAAAACATAAGAAGGTGAAGGGGGCCGGGCTTGGGGATGGGGGAGGAGTCAGGATGAGGCGCAGGGGTCCTCACAGGAGCAGCAGCGAGATTGCCCGTGCAAAAATCACTGGCAGACACCTTGATATCAAG ACTCGCTCTGATTCCAGCCGAGGCTCGGATGAGAACTCCAGCTATGAAGACGAGGCTCCTTCCCCAAGCCCCTCCCCTTCCTGCTCTCGACCCTCCCACTCTGAGCAGGCTGCGCGTGATTCATCCGGACCCGGAGCCGCTCCTGCTGAGCTGCCATTGGACGGTGGGCCTCACTTCCTGTCTGGGAGTCCCGCCCACTGGAGTGTGGAGGAAGTGTGCGAGTTCATTTCCTCTCTGCAAG